A window of the Hevea brasiliensis isolate MT/VB/25A 57/8 chromosome 6, ASM3005281v1, whole genome shotgun sequence genome harbors these coding sequences:
- the LOC110666574 gene encoding calmodulin binding protein PICBP: MVQRKVPIKFGAQADYGKSKKRLGNLKPLSYQHQDGKIRGPDKKKQMKRSRSIKLSDIESFNSSTLRKTMSQPGKMPPHNASTTAATPQKQHLMLKTTGGSPNYMKATSSSEARKERSQVSSLNTPTASDAKKPGRRNSGNSKLSSASSNTPTRTLTKSSSLKLVRTLTKTPSFKPARSAAKKCSRVALCADMDVHKATCSSTLKDSTFPEYLMLNPGGTEAEGTSVLKVCPYTYCSLNGHHHAPLPPLKYFLKARRRTLKAEKKERMEVLSPRRAKAVGDRIEVLSSQPLIFSNDKPPHEEADFMYSTKIPMVKEVDVDFFVEIYAKITAVGPEATEKHTGEDDEGTIGFGEPSKRDSKCSFHGGEAAEQDNVKQVDENLSDSSSHLETDFEEICGQNNYIHPAEIWTTHDFLEEKAENVDGAYPPILSQEARKEWCGSESGSEISIEEECQASMKEDDSISDARDMEWEEGQISTSGFDTEAHYLDKSDKESSVSVECLDIKKFNLTDEPEIVRSDDIISNCTEEILADEVLQELFEEETAYFDTHCIDGDSESEGLLQTWEIETTQVDGDLAYDDQLSSIEYAFEEPTVEKNSEDAKKDLTCAVTASASMEEPIVESAAVNENNQEDGVCDTEHNIFEKNPQRRDAENDCSTNITTEALNVYQGDKSLQAEDATELLQGQISSSQSLDENEIGNAETNEGQKSKETESDQNLAISASAIKEQEQVVNAELSLGIQISDSSQSYSTADQDDSEDNDNQNQIIAEAYQLDEIAEDSSSSQKLPDQNCPGKDGQNENQHLFGKHQGGANKFKIQTSMDYDEQTDSRIHQISSARHITGEVEKMEVEVCKQSDIAETLFTTNNGINAGSGSKFLHKGNNFSQELASTFNNRKWTIKCKKPIMDKEEERKFNPTEPNFLPVVPDPETEKVDLRHQDMDDRKNAEEWMLDYALRQAVTKLAPARKRKVALLVEAFEKVLPIPKYETHIRHASSATFAHTIPIQACS, from the coding sequence ATGGTACAAAGAAAGGTACCCATCAAGTTTGGAGCCCAAGCTGATTATGGCAAATCCAAGAAGCGGTTGGGGAACCTCAAGCCATTGTCTTATCAGCACCAGGATGGCAAGATCAGAGGACCAGATAAGAAGAAGCAAATGAAAAGGTCTAGATCAATCAAGCTTTCAGATATTGAGAGCTTCAATTCATCAACTTTGAGGAAAACCATGTCCCAGCCTGGAAAGATGCCACCTCACAATGCTTCAACGACTGCTGCAACCCCACAGAAGCAGCATCTAATGCTTAAAACGACTGGTGGATCGCCAAATTACATGAAGGCTACTAGCAGTTCGGAGGCAAGAAAGGAGCGTTCTCAGGTGAGTTCCTTGAATACTCCAACTGCTTCGGATGCTAAGAAACCAGGTCGAAGAAACTCGGGCAATTCAAAACTTAGTTCTGCTTCTAGTAATACACCAACTAGAACGTTAACTAAGTCATCTAGTTTGAAGTTGGTGAGGACTTTAACAAAGACTCCCAGTTTTAAGCCAGCGAGAAGTGCTGCAAAAAAATGTTCCAGGGTAGCTCTATGTGCAGATATGGATGTACATAAAGCTACCTGCTCTTCAACCCTGAAGGACTCGACGTTTCCTGAATATCTCATGCTCAATCCTGGGGGTACTGAGGCGGAGGGAACTTCTGTCCTAAAGGTCTGTCCGTACACCTACTGCTCTCTTAATGGTCATCATCACGCTCCTTTGCCTCCCTTAAAGTACTTCTTGAAGGCGAGAAGGCGTACACTGAAGgccgaaaagaaagaaagaatggAGGTTTTATCCCCACGTAGAGCTAAGGCAGTTGGTGACCGAATAGAAGTTCTTAGTAGTCAACCACTTATTTTCTCCAATGACAAACCACCACATGAGGAAGCAGATTTCATGTACTCTACAAAAATTCCAATGGTAAAGGAAGTGGACGTGGATTTCTTTGTTGAAATCTATGCCAAAATTACAGCTGTTGGACCTGAAGCAACTGAAAAGCACACAGGGGAGGATGATGAGGGAACCATCGGTTTTGGAGAACCCAGCAAACGGGACAGCAAGTGCTCTTTTCATGGTGGCGAGGCAGCTGAACAAGACAACGTAAAGCAAGTTGATGAGAACTTGTCGGATTCATCATCACACCTGGAGACTGATTTCGAGGAAATCTGTGGACAAAACAATTATATCCATCCGGCTGAGATTTGGACGACGCATGACTTTCTTGAAGAAAAAGCAGAAAATGTGGATGGAGCCTACCCACCCATTTTGTCTCAAGAAGCAAGAAAAGAATGGTGTGGCAGTGAGAGTGGCAGTGAGATTAGCATTGAAGAGGAATGCCAAGCAAGCATGAAGGAAGATGACAGCATTTCTGACGCTAGAGATATGGAGTGGGAGGAGGGACAAATTTCCACCTCTGGGTTTGACACAGAAGCTCATTATTTGGACAAGTCTGACAAAGAATCTAGTGTCAGTGTTGAGTGCCTGGACATCAAGAAGTTTAATTTGACAGACGAACCTGAGATTGTTAGATCAGATGACATAATTAGCAACTGCACAGAGGAGATTCTAGCCGATGAGGTATTGCAAGAACTCTTTGAAGAAGAAACGGCCTATTTCGACACACATTGCATTGATGGTGATTCCGAAAGTGAAGGTTTGCTGCAAACTTGGGAGATTGAAACTACCCAAGTGGATGGTGATTTAGCTTATGACGACCAACTTTCTTCCATTGAATATGCATTTGAGGAACCAACAGTGGAAAAGAATAGTGAAGATGCTAAGAAAGATTTGACTTGTGCCGTGACTGCTTCAGCTTCAATGGAGGAGCCAATTGTGGAATCAGCAGCAGTCAATGAGAATAATCAGGAGGATGGAGTATGTGATACAGAGCATAATATCTTTGAAAAGAATCCTCAACGCAGGGATGCTGAAAATGATTGCAGTACCAACATAACAACTGAAGCGCTGAATGTTTACCAAGGAGATAAATCACTTCAAGCTGAAGACGCCACTGAGTTGCTTCAAGGTCAAATTTCATCTTCTCAGAGTTTGGATGAGAATGAGATAGGCAACGCTGAAACAAATGAAGGCCAGAAGTCCAAGGAGACAGAAAGTGATCAAAATTTGGCAATCAGTGCTTCTGCCATAAAAGAACAAGAACAAGTTGTCAATGCCGAACTGTCCTTGGGTATTCAAATTTCTGATTCATCTCAGAGTTACTCTACAGCTGATCAAGATGATTCTGAGGACAATGACAACCAAAATCAGATAATTGCTGAAGCTTACCAGCTTGATGAAATTGCTGAAGACAGCAGTTCAAGTCAAAAGCTTCCCGATCAAAACTGTCCAGGTAAGGACGGCCAGAATGAGAACCAGCACTTATTTGGGAAACATCAAGGTGGGGCTAACAAGTTCAAAATACAAACTTCCATGGACTATGATGAGCAGACTGATTCAAGGATACATCAAATCAGTTCAGCCAGACACATTACAGGGGAAGTTGAGAAGATGGAAGTGGAAGTTTGCAAGCAGTCAGATATAGCAGAAACATTGTTCACAACCAATAATGGAATCAATGCAGGATCAGGTagcaaattccttcacaaaggaaACAATTTCAGCCAAGAACTTGCCAGTACCTTTAACAACAGGAAATGGACGATCAAATGCAAGAAACCCATCATGGACAAGGAGGAAGAGCGGAAATTCAACCCAACAGAACCAAATTTCCTTCCTGTTGTTCCTGACCCAGAGACAGAGAAGGTTGATCTCAGGCATCAGGACATGGATGACAGGAAAAATGCTGAGGAATGGATGCTTGATTATGCACTCCGACAAGCTGTCACCAAACTTGCTCCAGCTAGGAAGAGGAAGGTGGCACTACTTGTTGAAGCTTTTGAAAAAGTCTTGCCTATACCCAAATATGAAACTCATATCAGGCACGCATCATCAGCAACCTTTGCTCACACAATTCCAATTCAAGCTTGTAGCTGA
- the LOC110666579 gene encoding uncharacterized protein LOC110666579 isoform X4: MESSFAKELYSESLHLSKVELGSSQTANYGSFWAGSHEELDKAPDLDREWERRRDQFHTIGYRDGLIAGKEAIVQDGFNIGFKESVLEGYNWGIVRGITSALACLPEGFKESLIETQEKINNFQTLYESVHSLSTTDALKLFHDTMAKKAVEQSEHPNATSEMASLRNDGSDCSLENYVGKLQSLLLKSPAIESHLSVN; this comes from the exons ATGGAAAGCAGTTTTGCTAAAGAGCTTTACTCAGAAAGTTTGCACCTGTCAAAAGTAGAATTGGGTTCTTCGCAAACTGCCAATT ATGGATCTTTCTGGGCTGGTTCTCATGAAGAACTGGATAAAGCACCTGATTTGGATAGGGAGTGGGAGAGGAGACGCGACCAGTTTCACACG ATTGGATATCGTGATGGCCTCATAGCCGGAAAAGAAGCTATTGTTCAAGATGGATTTAATATTGGTTTTAAGGAGTCAGTGCTTGAAGGATACAATTGGGGTATTGTTAGAGGTATTACCAG TGCACTTGCATGCCTTCCAGAAGGGTTCAAAGAAAGTTTGATTGAAACACAAGAAAAGATAAATAATTTCCAGACCTTGTATGAATCTGTGCATTCTCTTTCAACAACAGATGCACTCAAATTGTTTCATGATACAATGGCAAAGAAAGCTGTGGAGCAGAGTGAGCATCCTAACGCTACTTCTGAGATGGCAAGCTTGCGAAATGATGGCTCAGACTGCAGTCTGGAAAATTATGTCGGAAAGCTTCAGTCACTTCTTCTGAAATCTCCTGCAATTGAATCGCATTTATCAGTAAATTAA
- the LOC110666579 gene encoding uncharacterized protein LOC110666579 isoform X2: MESSFAKELYSESLHLSKVELGSSQTANCDLQDEDGSFWAGSHEELDKAPDLDREWERRRDQFHTIGYRDGLIAGKEAIVQDGFNIGFKESVLEGYNWGIVRGITSALACLPEGFKESLIETQEKINNFQTLYESVHSLSTTDALKLFHDTMAKKAVEQSEHPNATSEMASLRNDGSDCSLENYVGKLQSLLLKSPAIESHLSVN, translated from the exons ATGGAAAGCAGTTTTGCTAAAGAGCTTTACTCAGAAAGTTTGCACCTGTCAAAAGTAGAATTGGGTTCTTCGCAAACTGCCAATT GTGATTTGCAAGATGAAGATGGATCTTTCTGGGCTGGTTCTCATGAAGAACTGGATAAAGCACCTGATTTGGATAGGGAGTGGGAGAGGAGACGCGACCAGTTTCACACG ATTGGATATCGTGATGGCCTCATAGCCGGAAAAGAAGCTATTGTTCAAGATGGATTTAATATTGGTTTTAAGGAGTCAGTGCTTGAAGGATACAATTGGGGTATTGTTAGAGGTATTACCAG TGCACTTGCATGCCTTCCAGAAGGGTTCAAAGAAAGTTTGATTGAAACACAAGAAAAGATAAATAATTTCCAGACCTTGTATGAATCTGTGCATTCTCTTTCAACAACAGATGCACTCAAATTGTTTCATGATACAATGGCAAAGAAAGCTGTGGAGCAGAGTGAGCATCCTAACGCTACTTCTGAGATGGCAAGCTTGCGAAATGATGGCTCAGACTGCAGTCTGGAAAATTATGTCGGAAAGCTTCAGTCACTTCTTCTGAAATCTCCTGCAATTGAATCGCATTTATCAGTAAATTAA
- the LOC110666579 gene encoding uncharacterized protein LOC110666579 isoform X3, translating to MESSFAKELYSESLHLSKVELGSSQTANYEDGSFWAGSHEELDKAPDLDREWERRRDQFHTIGYRDGLIAGKEAIVQDGFNIGFKESVLEGYNWGIVRGITSALACLPEGFKESLIETQEKINNFQTLYESVHSLSTTDALKLFHDTMAKKAVEQSEHPNATSEMASLRNDGSDCSLENYVGKLQSLLLKSPAIESHLSVN from the exons ATGGAAAGCAGTTTTGCTAAAGAGCTTTACTCAGAAAGTTTGCACCTGTCAAAAGTAGAATTGGGTTCTTCGCAAACTGCCAATT ATGAAGATGGATCTTTCTGGGCTGGTTCTCATGAAGAACTGGATAAAGCACCTGATTTGGATAGGGAGTGGGAGAGGAGACGCGACCAGTTTCACACG ATTGGATATCGTGATGGCCTCATAGCCGGAAAAGAAGCTATTGTTCAAGATGGATTTAATATTGGTTTTAAGGAGTCAGTGCTTGAAGGATACAATTGGGGTATTGTTAGAGGTATTACCAG TGCACTTGCATGCCTTCCAGAAGGGTTCAAAGAAAGTTTGATTGAAACACAAGAAAAGATAAATAATTTCCAGACCTTGTATGAATCTGTGCATTCTCTTTCAACAACAGATGCACTCAAATTGTTTCATGATACAATGGCAAAGAAAGCTGTGGAGCAGAGTGAGCATCCTAACGCTACTTCTGAGATGGCAAGCTTGCGAAATGATGGCTCAGACTGCAGTCTGGAAAATTATGTCGGAAAGCTTCAGTCACTTCTTCTGAAATCTCCTGCAATTGAATCGCATTTATCAGTAAATTAA
- the LOC110666579 gene encoding uncharacterized protein LOC110666579 isoform X1, translating into MESSFAKELYSESLHLSKVELGSSQTANFLRFDEGDLQDEDGSFWAGSHEELDKAPDLDREWERRRDQFHTIGYRDGLIAGKEAIVQDGFNIGFKESVLEGYNWGIVRGITSALACLPEGFKESLIETQEKINNFQTLYESVHSLSTTDALKLFHDTMAKKAVEQSEHPNATSEMASLRNDGSDCSLENYVGKLQSLLLKSPAIESHLSVN; encoded by the exons ATGGAAAGCAGTTTTGCTAAAGAGCTTTACTCAGAAAGTTTGCACCTGTCAAAAGTAGAATTGGGTTCTTCGCAAACTGCCAATT TTCTGCGTTTTGACGAAGGTGATTTGCAAGATGAAGATGGATCTTTCTGGGCTGGTTCTCATGAAGAACTGGATAAAGCACCTGATTTGGATAGGGAGTGGGAGAGGAGACGCGACCAGTTTCACACG ATTGGATATCGTGATGGCCTCATAGCCGGAAAAGAAGCTATTGTTCAAGATGGATTTAATATTGGTTTTAAGGAGTCAGTGCTTGAAGGATACAATTGGGGTATTGTTAGAGGTATTACCAG TGCACTTGCATGCCTTCCAGAAGGGTTCAAAGAAAGTTTGATTGAAACACAAGAAAAGATAAATAATTTCCAGACCTTGTATGAATCTGTGCATTCTCTTTCAACAACAGATGCACTCAAATTGTTTCATGATACAATGGCAAAGAAAGCTGTGGAGCAGAGTGAGCATCCTAACGCTACTTCTGAGATGGCAAGCTTGCGAAATGATGGCTCAGACTGCAGTCTGGAAAATTATGTCGGAAAGCTTCAGTCACTTCTTCTGAAATCTCCTGCAATTGAATCGCATTTATCAGTAAATTAA
- the LOC110666629 gene encoding protein trichome birefringence-like 38, protein MVNCRWKAIKFEECECLYHRKSFTPALPFPFPIYMRLQYQLTGYELIVLVSLKQKPFLSPSKNMDFQRFSSVLLAIFIIMIIFSSLCLASPSSNVKWRKQNNRSNCDVYQGSWVYDDSYPLYNSSACPFIRKEFDCFEYGRPDHLYLQYRWQPTTCDLPRSDGQNFLQSLQGKKIMFIGDSISLNQFESLLCLLHASVPNANIREEKNTSVPTVIFEDYEVSIMLFHSLLLVDVEQEDIGRVLKLDSLKDGNIWKDMDVLVFNTWLWWYRRGPKQPWDYVEDDGTILKDMDRMVAFRKALTTWAKWVDSEVDTNKTRVIFQGISPSHYNGTEWNEPKVMNCSKETQPISGSTYPSGLPLPLYVLEDVLSSIEKPVHLLNITTLSQLRKDAHPSSYNGFRAMDCTHWCIAGVPDTWNELLYTALIN, encoded by the exons ATGGTAAATTGTAGATGGAAAGCCATTAAATTTGAGGAATGTGAATGCCTTTACCATAGAAAAAGTTTTACACCCGCACTTCCATTTCCATTTCCTATCTATATGCGTCTACAATACCAGCTAACAGGATATGAGCTGATTGTTCTAGTGTCTCTCAAGCAAAAGCCTTTTCTCTCTCCCTCAAAAAACATGGACTTTCAAAGGTTCTCTTCTGTCCTTCTTGCCATTTttataattatgattatattttcTAGTCTTTGTTTAGCAAGCCCATCAAGCAATGTGAAGTGGAGAAAGCAGAATAACAGGAGCAACTGTGATGTGTACCAGGGGAGTTGGGTCTACGACGACTCGTATCCTCTCTACAATTCATCAGCATGCCCTTTCATTCGCAAGGAATTTGATTGTTTCGAGTATGGTCGTCCTGATCATCTCTATCTTCAGTACAGATGGCAGCCCACTACCTGTGACTTGCCAAG GTCCGATGGCCAAAATTTTCTGCAGAGTCTTCAGGGCAAGAAGATTATGTTCATAGGGGACTCTATAAGTCTCAATCAGTTTGAATCATTATTATGCTTGCTTCATGCTTCTGTGCCTAACGCCAATATCAGGGAGGAGAAAAATACCTCTGTTCCTACTGTGATTTTTGAG GACTATGAGGTATCCATAATGTTGTTTCATTCTCTGTTACTAGTAGACGTGGAACAGGAAGACATTGGTCGAGTTTTAAAACTTGATTCCCTCAAGGATGGCAACATATGGAAGGATATGGATGTTCTGGTTTTCAACACTTGGCTCTGGTGGTACCGAAGAGGACCTAAGCAACC ATGGGATTATGTTGAAGATGATGGCACCATTCTTAAAGACATGGATCGTATGGTTGCTTTTCGCAAAGCTTTAACAACATGGGCAAAATGGGTTGATTCTGAAGTGGATACAAATAAAACCAGAGTCATTTTTCAGGGGATTTCTCCTTCCCATTACAA TGGGACAGAATGGAATGAGCCAAAAGTGATGAATTGTTCGAAGGAAACACAGCCAATAAGTGGATCAACTTACCCTAGTGGCTTGCCATTACCATTATATGTACTGGAAGATGTATTGAGTAGTATCGAGAAACCAGTCCACTTGCTCAATATAACAACACTTTCACAGCTGAGAAAGGATGCACATCCAAGCTCTTATAATGGGTTTAGGGCCATGGATTGCACCCATTGGTGCATTGCTGGAGTTCCAGACACTTGGAATGAACTTCTCTATACAGCTCTTATTAATTAG
- the LOC110666581 gene encoding scarecrow-like protein 3 yields the protein MAQEDGASSVTSSPLQFFPWMSISPGYGSPYPWLRELKSEERGLYLIHLLLACANHVAAGSVENANISLEQISHLASADGDTMQRIAAYFTEALADKILKKGWPGLHRALTCTKKSLVSEEILVQRLFFELFPFLKLAYVITNQAIIEAMEGEKMVHIIDLNSFEPAQWINLLQTLSARPEGPPHLRITGICEQKEVLEQMALRLTEEAEKLDIPFQFNPIASKLEDLDIESLRVKTGEALAVSSVLQLHTLLAADDEMLKRNSPSASKNPNCNHFQRALQINKNQRTLGEWLEKDLVHVCGASPDSALSPLSLAPSPKMGSFLSALWGLSPKLMVISEQESNHNSSTLMERVTEALNFYAALFDCLESTVSRASIERHKVEKMLFGEEIKNIIACEGIDRKERHEKLEKWILRLELAGFGRVPLSYHGMLQASRLLQSYGYDGYKIKEENGCLVICWHSRPLFSVSAWRFRRYD from the coding sequence ATGGCTCAGGAGGATGGAGCATCATCAGTAACCTCATCGCCTCTTCAGTTCTTTCCCTGGATGTCGATATCTCCAGGATATGGATCACCATACCCGTGGCTTAGGGAACTGAAATCTGAAGAGAGGGGTTTGTACTTGATTCATCTTCTTCTTGCTTGTGCTAACCATGTAGCTGCTGGTAGTGTTGAGAATGCAAATATTAGCCTTGAGCAGATCTCCCACCTAGCATCTGCTGATGGAGATACCATGCAGCGAATTGCGGCTTACTTCACTGAGGCACTCGCTGATAAGATTCTTAAAAAAGGTTGGCCTGGTTTGCATAGAGCCCTCACCTGCACAAAAAAATCCTTGGTATCTGAGGAAATTCTTGTTCAGAGATTATTCTTTGAGCTCTTCCCCTTCCTAAAGCTCGCATATGTGATCACAAATCAGGCCATTATAGAAGCAATGGAAGGGGAGAAAATGGTACATATTATAGATCTCAATTCATTTGAACCTGCACAGTGGATTAATCTACTTCAGACATTAAGTGCACGGCCAGAAGGCCCACCCCATTTGAGAATTACAGGTATTTGTGAACAGAAAGAAGTGTTAGAGCAAATGGCTCTTCGGCTGACAGAAGAAGCTGAAAAGTTGGACATCCCATTTCAGTTCAACCCTATAGCGAGCAAACTAGAGGATCTAGACATAGAGAGTCTGCGCGTCAAAACCGGAGAAGCTCTTGCTGTCAGTTCTGTACTCCAGCTGCACACTCTCTTGGCAGCTGATGATGAAATGCTTAAACGAAACTCACCATCAGCATCAAAGAATCCAAATTGTAACCACTTTCAGAGAGCTTTACAGATAAACAAAAACCAACGTACTTTGGGTGAATGGCTTGAGAAAGATTTGGTCCATGTTTGTGGTGCGAGTCCTGATTCAGCTTTGTCCCCACTATCTCTAGCTCCTTCGCCAAAGATGGGCAGCTTTCTAAGTGCACTTTGGGGCCTTTCACCAAAATTGATGGTGATCAGTGAACAGGAATCAAACCATAATAGTTCTACTTTAATGGAGAGGGTCACGGAAGCATTGAACTTTTATGCTGCACTGTTCGATTGCTTGGAGTCTACTGTATCAAGAGCATCAATAGAACGACACAAGGTTGAGAAGATGCTATTTGGAGAGGAAATTAAGAACATCATTGCATGTGAAGGCATTGATAGAAAGGAGAGGCATGAGAAGCTGGAGAAATGGATTCTAAGGCTTGAGTTGGCGGGGTTCGGGAGAGTTCCTCTGAGCTACCATGGTATGTTGCAGGCAAGCAGGTTGTTGCAGAGCTACGGCTATGATGGATACAAGATCAAAGAAGAGAATGGATGTTTGGTTATTTGCTGGCACAGTAGACCACTTTTCTCTGTATCAGCTTGGAGATTTAGGAGGTATGATTGA